The following are encoded in a window of Novosphingobium sp. THN1 genomic DNA:
- a CDS encoding phosphoribosylanthranilate isomerase: protein MPGPSIKICGVTTRDALSATIEARASHVGFNFFPPSPRFLTLGDAPALAMQAEGRLTRVGVFVDADDAALGNAVAAARLDAIQLHGKEDPARAAAIRARFGKPVWKVISVAGPGDVAKADAYAGVADFILFDAKTPKGAALPGGLGLAFDWDLLRAYKGPLRWGLAGGLSPTNVAEAVRGTGTTLVDVSSGVESAPGVKDADRIRAFCFNARTA from the coding sequence ATGCCTGGACCTTCCATCAAGATCTGCGGGGTGACCACCCGCGACGCGCTTTCCGCAACGATCGAGGCGCGGGCAAGCCATGTCGGGTTCAACTTCTTCCCACCGTCACCGCGCTTTCTGACGCTGGGCGATGCTCCGGCACTGGCCATGCAGGCAGAGGGACGACTGACTCGAGTCGGCGTGTTCGTCGATGCCGATGATGCAGCGCTGGGCAATGCCGTGGCCGCAGCCCGGCTCGACGCAATCCAACTGCATGGCAAGGAAGATCCGGCGCGGGCCGCAGCGATCCGCGCCCGTTTCGGCAAACCGGTGTGGAAGGTGATCTCGGTGGCGGGGCCGGGCGATGTGGCCAAGGCCGATGCCTATGCCGGTGTTGCCGATTTCATCCTGTTCGATGCCAAGACGCCCAAGGGCGCGGCGCTGCCCGGCGGACTTGGCCTTGCGTTCGATTGGGACTTGCTGCGCGCTTACAAGGGGCCGCTGCGCTGGGGCCTTGCCGGCGGTCTTTCGCCCACGAACGTGGCAGAGGCCGTGCGCGGAACCGGTACAACGCTGGTCGACGTTTCGTCAGGCGTCGAAAGCGCGCCGGGCGTCAAGGATGCCGACCGCATACGCGCCTTCTGCTTCAACGCGCGGACAGCCTGA